From the Actinopolymorpha singaporensis genome, the window ACAGGTACTGGACGAGGAACTCGGCGGTACGGTGCCGTACTACTACGTGCCCGGCAACCACGAGGTGATGGGCGGCGACATCGCCAACTTCCAGGCGGAGTTCGGCGCCACCAGCCGGGTCTTCGACCACGAGGGCACACGGTTCCTCACCTTCGACACCTCGCGGCTGTCGATCCGCGGCAGCGACTGGACGCAGCTGCGCACACTGCGCAGCCGGCTCGACGCGGCCGCCGCCGACCCGGACGTCGGCTCGGTGGTTCTGGTGCAGCACGTCCCGCCGCGCGACCCGACGCCGAGCCGGGCCAGCGAGCTCGGCGACCGCAAGGAGGCCGCCACCATCGAGCGGTGGCTGTCGGACTTCCAGCGCACGACAGGCAAGGGAGCGGTATTCGTCGGCGGGCACGTGGGCACCTTCCACGCCGACCGGGTGGACGGTGTGCCGTACTTCGTCAACGGCAACTCCGCCAAGACCCCCTCCACCCGGCCCGAGGACGGCGGCTTCACCGGCTGGTCGTTGTGGGGCGTGGACCCGGTGACGCCGGACGCGGCCGCGGCCGCCCGCCGCGACCCGGTCCACGATGCTCCGGACTGGGTACGCACGCAGGTGCGCCCGCACGTCGACACGCTCACCGTGACCGCGCCGGAAAGCCTGACCGTGGGTCAGTCGACTGCCGTCAAGACGACCTTGACACAACACGGCAGGACGATGCCGGTGGCGTACCCGATGAGTGCGCGCTGGAGCGGCTCGGCCAACGTCTGGATCGGTGACCCCGCCGACCGGCGGCCCGGCCACATCGCGGTACTCGACCCGCGGACGGGCACGCTCACCGCGTACCGGCCGGGGAGGATCACCCTTCGCCTCACCGTGAACGACACCACCGCGGAGGCGACCGTCACCGTCGAACCTCGTCCCGGCGGCTGAGCCGAGGTGCGAAACCACCGTGAAACGGTCCTGAACGTTCACCGCGGTCGCTCACGGACTGTCGACCAGGCCTGACCGATCTGGACGTGCCGTACGACGGGCATTGACCGCACACGCGACGACCGCCTAGCTTCCGCCGGAAAGGAAGGTGGGCCGATGTCTGCAGGACCTGCGCGACGACTGGGCGCCGTCGTCCTCGGTGCGTTGCTGCTGGCCGCCTCGCTGAGCCCGGCAGACGCCGCGGTGCGAACCGGTGCCGGCAACGGCAATGGCACCGGCACCGGCACCGGCATCACGGTGGGCAACTGGCTCACCGACCCGGCGCGCAAGGTGTACTTGACACGGCAACCGGACCTGAACTGGAAGCGCGGAACTCCTCCCACGGGCACCACCATCACCGTGGACGAGACGCGGAAGTACCAGTCGATGGAGGGCTTCGGTGCTTCGTTCACCGACTCCTCCGCCTGGCTGGTGGGCACCAGGCTGGACCGCGGCCGCCGGGAGACGGCGATGCGGGCGCTGTTCGGTCAGCGTGACGGCATCGGGCTGAGCTTCGTCCGCCAGCCGATGGGCGCCAGCGACTTCGCGGTGAACGGCAACTACTCCTACGACGACATGCCCGCCGGGCAGACCGATCCGACGCTCGCGCACTTCTCCGTCGACCACGACCGGGCGTATGTCATCCCGGTTCTGCGGGACGCGCTGCGAATCAACCCGAGGCTCACGCTGATGGCCTCGCCGTGGAGCCCGCCCGGCTGGATGAAGACCAGCGACTCGATGGTCGGTGGCACGCTGAAGCCGGAGGCGTACCAGCCGTTCGCCGACTACTTCGCGAAGTTCGTCAGGGCGTACGCGGACGCGGGTGTGCCGATCTCCTACGTCACCCCGAACAACGAGCCGCTCTACGTACCCGCGGGCTATCCCGGTCTCGATCTCGGCCCGGACAAGGAGGCCACGTTCATCCGAGATCACCTCGGCCCCACCCTGCGCAAGGCCGGCCTGCCGACGAGGATTCTCGGCTACGACCACAACTGGGACGTGGTGAGCTACCCCGAGAGCCTGTACGCCGACCCGGCCACCTCCCGCTACGTCGCCGGGACGGCCTGGCACTGCTACGCCGGGGACGTGCGCGCGCAGTCCCTGTCCCACAACAACTTTCCGGGCAAGCCGGCCTTCCACACCGAGTGCTCCGGGGGAACGTGGGAGGGCGACGACGCCGCGGGCTTCGCCGGCGCGATGTCGCTGGTGGTCGGTGCTCCTCGCGAGTGGGCGAAGTCCGTCGTGCGATGGAACATGGCGCTGGACGGCGACAACGGCCCGACCAACGGCGGCTGCCTCACCTGCCGCGGTGTTCTGAAGGTCACCAAGGACGCGGACGGACGCTGGAACTGGTCGAGGACGGTCGACTACTACGCACTCGGGCACGCCAGCAAGTTCGTCCGGCCCGGCGCGCGTCGAATCGCGTCCAGCGCGCCGGCCGCGGGGACCGACGGCGCGGTGCAGAACGTCGCGTTCGTCAACCCGGACGGCTCCAAGGCGCTGATCGCGTTCAACCCGGGCAGGTCCGCCGCGACGTTCCACGTGCGCTGGGGACACCTCTGGTTCGACGCCACGTTGCCCGCGGGTTCTGCGGCCACCTACACCTGGCGCGGAACCCAGGACGCCACCGCCAGCGACGGCGCGCTGGGCACCACCGACGTGCACTTCGAGCGGCCGGGCAAGGCTGCGTTGACAGTCTCCTGGGACGCCGACCTGCTGAGCCGGCTCAACCAGGTCAGGGTGAACGGCTCCTGGCTCGGATACTCCCTGCCCACCGGCGCGTCGTTGCAGGCCCCGGTCGCGTCCGCTCCCCTGCCGCGTACGAACTGGACGGCGACCGCGAGCGCGAGCAGTCCGGACGACCCGCCGCGACAGGCGATCGACGGCGACCCGGCCACCAGGTGGAGCACGGGGCACGGGATGACGCCGGGCGACTGGTTCCAGGTCGATCTCGGCGCGTCCACGACGTTCGACGAACTCCACCTGGACACCTCCGCCAGCCCCGGCGACTTCGCCCGCGGCTACGAGGTCTACGTGTCCGAGGACGGGAAGTCCTGGGGCGAGCCGGTGGCGCGCGGCGGCGGTGCCACCCAACTGCGGGTGCTGTTCCCGCCGGTGACCGGGAGGTACGTCCGCATCGTCAACACCGGAAGCTCCGGCAGCTGGTGGTCGATCCACGAGGCGGACGTGCTTGCCGCAACCGGCTCCGGATCGGGGCCGGGATCAGGCGGCGAGCAGCCACCGGCGGCGAACGCGGACCTGCTGCGGCGTACGGCGACCACACCCGACGGCACCGCGCTCGAGGTCTACTACAACGCCGGCGACCAGGCGGCGACGTTCGACGTCACCTGGGCGGACACGACCTACCGCTACAGCCTGCCGGCCGGCGCGTCCGCGACCTTCACCCGCGCGGACTGAGCTCGAGCGGGGCTCTGTACTCCCGTACCTGGCCACGACCGGACTGGCGGCGCGGGGTGCAGGCGGGACGGGGCGTCCGTCCGGCCTGCCCCACGACCTGGTCAGGACGGG encodes:
- a CDS encoding discoidin domain-containing protein, whose amino-acid sequence is MSAGPARRLGAVVLGALLLAASLSPADAAVRTGAGNGNGTGTGTGITVGNWLTDPARKVYLTRQPDLNWKRGTPPTGTTITVDETRKYQSMEGFGASFTDSSAWLVGTRLDRGRRETAMRALFGQRDGIGLSFVRQPMGASDFAVNGNYSYDDMPAGQTDPTLAHFSVDHDRAYVIPVLRDALRINPRLTLMASPWSPPGWMKTSDSMVGGTLKPEAYQPFADYFAKFVRAYADAGVPISYVTPNNEPLYVPAGYPGLDLGPDKEATFIRDHLGPTLRKAGLPTRILGYDHNWDVVSYPESLYADPATSRYVAGTAWHCYAGDVRAQSLSHNNFPGKPAFHTECSGGTWEGDDAAGFAGAMSLVVGAPREWAKSVVRWNMALDGDNGPTNGGCLTCRGVLKVTKDADGRWNWSRTVDYYALGHASKFVRPGARRIASSAPAAGTDGAVQNVAFVNPDGSKALIAFNPGRSAATFHVRWGHLWFDATLPAGSAATYTWRGTQDATASDGALGTTDVHFERPGKAALTVSWDADLLSRLNQVRVNGSWLGYSLPTGASLQAPVASAPLPRTNWTATASASSPDDPPRQAIDGDPATRWSTGHGMTPGDWFQVDLGASTTFDELHLDTSASPGDFARGYEVYVSEDGKSWGEPVARGGGATQLRVLFPPVTGRYVRIVNTGSSGSWWSIHEADVLAATGSGSGPGSGGEQPPAANADLLRRTATTPDGTALEVYYNAGDQAATFDVTWADTTYRYSLPAGASATFTRAD